ATTCTCTGCTTATTTtagtcttctctgatttccctgTCTTCTGAATTCCTACAGCTCTTCCATTCTAAAGCAGAGAAGTTACTCTTAATTACATGCTGCCATCCATTGCTCTCCATGTGAATCCTGTCTCCACAAATAGATCATAAGCTTCCTTATAGCAGAAACCAGTCTTATGCCTTTTCAGTACCAAAGTAGAGTGCCCCTAAGTAATAAGTATGCTGCAAATACTTGTCTTTTGGCTGATAGCATTACTCTTTAAATACTTTACATGCCTGAGTTAAAgtaaacttatattctaatgggagagacaagaattatgtatgtatatatatatatgtatatatatatatatatgcatatatatgtatatatatacatatatatatatacacataagtatatacatacagagaaaatagaaacaaagataaaatagtTAAAGACAAAGTAGATGGCAAAGGTGGAGGGGATAAGGTGGGGAAAAGCCTTCATGCAGGTGGTATCTGAGCTGCAACCTGAAAGGGAGTCAGAGAAGAAGTGCCATTGTGGACCTACTGCCCATTAGaaatttttttgtcttaaatttatctcttttaaatttcagtttccttctaCCTCTGTTGACAAAGTTCAGATTCATTTTTTCTATCCCTCTTATGATAATCTAATTGCATTTTTACTCTTTAATCTTTCCAAATGaaagtcctgatttttttttttttttggcaatctaTCATgcctatttcctctttctttggtaATTGTAgttatctttctgtttcttaccTTATTTCTGTTATGTTTGCCATTAAATATTATATCGTCTGtaaaactatttaataaaatgtGAGAAATAGTTTTTCACTTAGTAGAAAAAGGCTTTCTAGTTTTTGATATCTAGGCAGTGGCCCTAAgttcatttgttgttgttattattattgaggaagatggagaaaaagaagggtAGAAAAAGAAGGGTCTGATAATATTATTGATGAGGTGAGGTTTAAACCAAGTCTTAGCAACCTCCTCAGAAGTTTTGTACACCTCTGAGAAAGATCAAATCATGTTAAGACATGCCTAGGCAACAGAAGGGGAAAATAGACATCCCAGAGATGAGTATCGCTTAGTATTTGTGTCAAAAGGCCCAATTTACCCTACTTCCTTAGACTACCCCCCAATGTTTGGCTACTAATGATAGAGAAGTTTCACAAAGATGCATCTAGAGAACAAACTGAATTGGATGTTAAACTCTTGTATCTGGAGTGTTCATCTGAAAAAACTTTTAAACCATGTTAGGTCACAGATagatttcatgtttttttttttgttgttgtttttttaatccaaactACAATGGAACTTTGAAAATTAGAGtaaaaaattcccttctctttttccacttCCCCCTATGAGTAGGGAAATTGGAGTGAGAAAGAATAAATGCttgacaatttaaaattattttaattaaaaaatatttgtagggggaaaaaaagaaaattagaatagtCAGTAGTCTGAAATTTCATTGGTATGGCAGCTTCTTCCACCAAGGTAAATTGAAACCTGTCTATCGCTGATGGTGTTAGAGAGCTTTCTGAAACTTCAAGGTTAAGTAATGTGCCTAACTTCAGAGAGCTAGTTAAGTGTCAGCAACAGAACTTGGACCCATATGTTCTGGACTCCAAGCACCCCttccactattctgtgctgtATGCTATAATTATCACAAAAAAGATCCTTGAATCACTCGGTTAACTTCAGTGAATGAGATCATGGGAAATAGAACCCTTAATTATATAGTACTGCTCTGTATGCTTTTTAACTTCCAAGTCATTTTGTTTTGATCCCTCCTAAATAAAATCATGATcctattttttctgtttcattttgaaAGGGAGAATTACAAAGATTTTCATAACTCATCTTCATGGAGATCACTTCTTTGGCCTTCCTGGACTTCTTTGTACTATCAGTCTTCAGAGCAGTCCCACTGCTTCTAAAACACCTATGGAAATCTATGGGCCTGTGGGCCTTCGGAACTTCATCTGGAAGACTATGGAGCTCTCCCACTCAGAATTGACCTTCCCTTATGTGGTCCATGAGTTGGTGCCCACAGAAGATCAGTGCCCTGCTGGAGAATTAAAAGACTTTTCTTATCTAGATGGAGCTGACAGCTCTCCCAAAGAGATACAAGGGAGAACGATCCTCTTGGACTCAGTTGAAGGCTCTTATGTTCTGGTCAATGATGACCAATTTCTTGTAAAAGCATTTCGCCTCTTCCATCGAATTCCATCCTTTGGTTTTTCAGTGGCAGAAAAGGAACGTCCAGGGAGACTCAATGCGCAGAAGCTAAAAGATCTTGGTAAGTTGCCCATAATTGTGTTAGGGTGATCTTTGATGCTACTGAAAGTGTTTAAACTGTGAACCAGACTATCTTATCTGTCCAAGCATTCAAGAAAAATCTTATGTACTTAAATTCTTTACTGGAAGTTTGCTCATTGATTAAAAACTtaattccagaaggcaaaagctAAAAGTGTATGAAcattggagggaggggaggaggaatgTTAGTGTAAATGTAGAGCATAGAACTTTTTTTTGTCAAGAGTCCCTTTGGAGCAGTGAACTATATAATTATGGGAATGCATTATCAGAACTACATCCCAGTTTTTGTTTAGATAAAGCTACCTAAAAACTACACAGATTCACCTGCCTAGCTTTTAAATAGTATTTGtactgtatgtgtgtatagttaTTCCAGGCACACTTCACCTGACTTCATTATGCAGTTTCTAAACAGTACAATGCTAGGTAAAATGGAAGTTATAGAATCAGGGGTTAGTTCCACagcaaaaatattaagaatgctCACTTGCCTTATGTAACAGTGACCTTTATGGTGATGGTTTGGTTTTATATAGCAACAAAGGATGTTGAATTTTGCCTTTATTCATCAGCCTGTTCAGTTTGTTGGGTGACTATAACTTACTGTGGAATGAAGGATCATTGCCGTAATCAAACCAGACAGCCTCTCCTATGTTCTGAAAGCCAGTCACACAAGATAATTGAGCTTCTAGAAAGATAAAGTTAATCCTAgtgtgttgtatttttttttaaatgattacacAATTGTGAGaagaatcaaatgctttttctttttgacaCTTGTGATGATGATAGAGTGGAACATTCTTAAGAAGTTGTAAATACCATTCCTGTGATTTAATCACATCTGCCTTCATCATTAGGTGTCCCGCCAGGTCCTGCCTATGGGAAACTGAAAAATGGAGTTACTGTCGTtttggaaaatggagttaaagTTTCTCCTCAGGATGTCTTAGAAAAGCCTATTCCTGGAAGAAAAATATGCATTTTGGGTGACTGCTCTGGGGTTGTAGGTGATGGAGGATTGAAACTGTGCTTTGAGGCAGATCTTTTGATTCATGAAGCCACCCTAGATGATGCACACATGGACAAAGCCAAAGAATATGGTCATAGCACCCCACGTATGGCGGCAGAATTTGCCAAGTTATGCAAAGTCAAGAGACTGGTTCTAACTCATTTCAGTCAGAGGTACAAACCACCTCTCTTGTctggagagggagaaacagatgatattagagaattaAAAAAGCAAGCAGAATCGGTGTTGGATTTCCAAGAAGTGACTCTAGCAGAGGATTTCATGGTGATTGACATTCCAAAGAAAAAACCCATCAGCATTACCTGAGTATGTTTTCATGTGCCAATTTGTAATGGAGTCTACTCTCCAGATTTCTGTCTGAAATTATTTTGGGCCTAATAATCGTAGGAGGGGTGGGGCTGCATTGCTGAATTGACCTGTGTAGCCTTAATGGTATTGCTCAGAGTGGCTCTTAACACCAGCAAACTTCTTAAAAGTCCCAGTTTTATTAAGTGATAGTCTTATTAGATAAATACTTAAGGTAGTTAACTGTTTCTTTGAATTTGATCCAGTATTTTCCCCTACCAGCTGtgtttattcagttatttcctaAATGCAGagaaaactgttttctttttctttcattcttcatcaattaatttttaaaaattaatagctttttattttcaaaatacatgcaaagataggaAAATTCTGTTTTCTGCTAACAATGGATTaagcagaaaaagagaggagtataaggaaaaattttaaaaagcatttgagactgaatataaaaattcaaaaatgctATATTTTAGCTGAAATGTTCTTAGCACAAGGTTGGGATAATCATCTCTCATTTAACTTGGTTACAATTTAAATCCATATCTGGACTCTAATCAAAGCTGCTAACTTGTATGGTTTTAGAATTAATATCTGGATCAGTCTCTAATAAATAAAGTATAAGAGACTGTAGGAATTCTTTGTTTGGACTGGCATACTTCACGTAATCAAATATTACTTGAAATAAATGGGTTGCAGTATGCATCAAAACATTTGTGGTGTTCATTGCAAAAAgctagaaataaagtagatgccTTTCCATTGGGAAATCATTatacaaattatggcatatgaatataatataatatttctgCAATGTAATAAAAAGTAACTATTAGGAAGTCTGCAAAGACTTAATCTGAATTGAGGTAAAGTAACCAGAACCAGGCACGTGATCTTTATGAttactacaataatgtaaatagaaaaaacagaaatgaaactaGATGTTGTGTCATTATAATGTTCAATctgaagaagaggagaaattgtatctctctctttttaagtACATTCCCTAAAACTAGATTTATCAATGTGTTAAAACTGTGTTATCAGTTTTGTCATCTAATAGCATCGAGAGGCAACAAAAATCTGCTTCCCTTTCAATCATTGGTTTTTTGGCCCTATATTCCTTTTTGCAATACGTTATCTAGtggaccttttaaaaatatggaatttgAACACTACTTTTCTGCTGCAgattatataacattaaaaagttCCACAAGAAATTTCATGCTAATGTGTAACTTAGATTGACCTGACCTATAAGTTTCTTTAGTGCAttaattgtaaatatttatttaaatatatatcttataCAGGAGTCCTTAATATTCTGGTGAATAGGTTTTAGAGAGTCCCAAGggaaattcaaagataaaaatttttaaaaaggaggcaATCATATGATCCTCCCCATGAGTTTTGACCAACTTTTCTCTGGCTCTTCTGTGTTTATGGCCTGTTGGGGAGGTGAAAGGGGTGGGCAGCAGAACTGAATGGACCATCAGAACATGGACTCCTAAAGACACTTGTAGACTTTCTCAACTTGGAAAGTGATACATTAGTTGTCAGCAAGAACCAAGGCAGaattatgaaattgaaaatttCTTCCTTGGTCTTTACTAtctcctttctgcttttcttctttttcctaattGCAAATAAATCTCTAATGagggcaggattttttttttcttttgtatcaggGGAACTTTCTATGACCAGGCTATATGCATCTTCCACACAGTTATCCAAGTTACTGATGATATTACTCTTCTCAGTTAATTCCAGACTACTGCTTGTCTTAAGgctcaaatataaactcctctgttggGCATTGAAAGCCATTCATAACCTGGTGCCAATATATCTTTCCAAccttattacattttattctccTTCATGTCTGCTGTACCTCATCTATGTCCCTTGAAGTGCTGTCTCTTGTGTCCTCCTTTCCTGGAATgcactttttccttccctttgtctcTTAGAAATACCAATACCTTTAAGATTTAGCTcataatggcagaaactaggcatggacccacatttaacaccacatactaagataagatcaaaatgggtccaagatttaggcataaagaacaaaatcataaataaattagaggaatataggatagtttacctctcagacttgtggaggaggtaggaatttgtgtccaaaggagaactagagaccattattgatcacaaaataggaaattttgattataccaaattaaaaagtttctgcacaaacaaaactaatgcaaataagattagaagggaagtaacaagttgggaaaacatttttacagttaaaggttctgataaaggcctcatctccaaaatatacagagaattaactttaatttataagaaatcaagccatcctccaattgataaatggtcaaaggatatgaatagacaattttcagatgatgaaattgaaactatttccactcatatgaaactgttccaaatcactattgatcagagaaatgcaaattaagacaactctgagatatcattacatacctgtcagattggctaagatggcaggaacaaataacgatgaatgttggaggggatgtgggaaaactgggacactgatgcattgttggtggagttgtgaaagaatccaaccattctggagagcaatttggaactgtgcccaaaaagttatcaaaatgtgcataccctttgacccagcagtgctactacagggcttacatcccaaggaaatactaaagaagggaaagggacctgtgtgtgccaaaatgtttgtggcagctcttttcatagtggctagaaattggaaaatgaatggatgtccatcaattggagaatggttgggtaaattatggtatatgataataataatataataataataataatatggaatattattgttgaggaatacagagagtcttggagagacttacatcaactgatgctcagtgaaacgagcagaactaggagatcattatacacttcaacaatgatactgtatgaggatgtattctgatggaagtggatatcttcaacatagagaagagttaatccaattccaattgatcaatgatgaacagaatcagccacatccagaaaaggaacactgggaaatgagtgtaaactgtgagcttttttttttgtttttcttcccagattatttttaccttccaaatacaattcttcctttgcaacaacaacaacaaaatttggttctgcacatatatattgtacctaggatatactataagatatttaatatgtatgggaatgcctgacatctaggggaggaggtggagggaaggaggggaaaaattcagaaccgaagggagtacaagggataatgttgtaaaaaattacctatgcatatgtactgtcaa
This sequence is a window from Sminthopsis crassicaudata isolate SCR6 chromosome 1, ASM4859323v1, whole genome shotgun sequence. Protein-coding genes within it:
- the ELAC1 gene encoding zinc phosphodiesterase ELAC protein 1, which encodes MAMDVTFLGTGSAYPSPTRGASAVALRCEGTCWLFDCGEGTQTQFMKSQLKAGRITKIFITHLHGDHFFGLPGLLCTISLQSSPTASKTPMEIYGPVGLRNFIWKTMELSHSELTFPYVVHELVPTEDQCPAGELKDFSYLDGADSSPKEIQGRTILLDSVEGSYVLVNDDQFLVKAFRLFHRIPSFGFSVAEKERPGRLNAQKLKDLGVPPGPAYGKLKNGVTVVLENGVKVSPQDVLEKPIPGRKICILGDCSGVVGDGGLKLCFEADLLIHEATLDDAHMDKAKEYGHSTPRMAAEFAKLCKVKRLVLTHFSQRYKPPLLSGEGETDDIRELKKQAESVLDFQEVTLAEDFMVIDIPKKKPISIT